From a single Larimichthys crocea isolate SSNF chromosome XIII, L_crocea_2.0, whole genome shotgun sequence genomic region:
- the lipea gene encoding lipase, hormone-sensitive a yields the protein MRLASDMDYKVVFAALETVCGDIISVMGGPSDLPYGAVAQRLVTCMKQIQEHGRALEPVVRCFTAIFHHYDFDAQTPGNGYRTLVKVLQSCLLHIVHKGRYIASNYNSAFFRADHNASEMEAYCSALCQLRALMHLAQRLVNDNDYAQLYSLQEGDLSRRFVQEYSSMHKACFYGRCLGFQYSPALRPFLQTVVISMVSYGETYGKQQSSLGMAALSLLTSGKYVMDPELRGAEFERITQNLDMQFWKSFWNLTESGLLTGFSRIASSPVQMNITLTLPPVTLRLPLASDPSLTATVSPPIAHWGPGPVNMRLISYELRDGQESEELLTFSRTDPPPITASQLPWVQKQPRSPWLLIHFHGGGFVAQTSKSHENYLRTWSKELNVPILSVDYSLSPEAPFPRALEECFYAYCWALNNCHLLGSTAERVCLAGDSAGGNLCITVSMKAISNGIRVPDGIMAAYPATLLTTDASPSRLLTLIDPLLPLGVLTKCLNAYAGADCQSVQPAVGSGSLSSLGRDTAVLLSDLTQGASNWIQSFLDPARNTSGGGRSQSLSLRRTQSHEIRRPSSHTSTANSTDHLYYPPGFEPLRSECLAFVRPTSCPIIRNPFVSPLLAPNNLLRGLPPVHIVASALDALLDDSVMFAKKLKDMGQPVSLTVVEDLPHGFLSLSQLAKETEVASEICVEQMRKIFQQQSPTPALRKRPKMEETFQSTNPSG from the exons ccTCAGACATGGATTACAAGGTTGTGTTCGCAGCCTTAGAGACGGTATGCGGGGACATCATTTCTGTTATGGGTGGGCCTTCTGATTTGCCGTACGGCGCCGTTGCCCAGCGTCTGGTCACGTGTATGAAACAGATTCAAGAGCACGGACGAGCCCTGGAACCTGTGGTCCGGTGCTTCACCGCCATCTTCCATCATTACGACTTTGACGCACAGACGCCTGGAAATGGCTACCGCACCCTGGTCAAG gtCTTGCAGTCTTGCCTTTTGCACATCGTTCACAAGGGCCGCTACATTGCCTCTAATTACAACAGTGCCTTCTTCAGGGCAGACCACAACGCCTCTGAGATGGAGGCGTACTGCAGCGCCCTGTGCCAGCTTCGCGCCCTGATGCACCTCGCACAGCGGCTGGTCAACGACAACGACTACGCCCAGCTGTACTCCCTGCAGGAGGGTGACCTCAGTCGTCGGTTCGTGCAGGAGTACAGCTCCATGCACAAAGCCTGTTTCTACGGCCGCTGTCTGGGCTTTCAG TACTCGCCAGCTCTACGTCCGTTCCTCCAAACTGTTGTCATAAGCATGGTTTCCTATGGAGAGACGTATGGTAAACAGCAGTCCAGCTTGG GCATGGCAGCCCTCTCCCTGCTCACATCAGGGAAGTACGTCATGGATCCAGAGTTACGTGGCGCAGAGTTCGAACGAATTACCCAGAACCTGGACATGCAGTTCTGGAAGTCCTTCTGGAACCTGACAGAGTCCGGCCTTTTAACA GGCTTCAGCAGGATAGCCTCCAGCCCGGTGCAGATGAACATCACCTTGACTTTGCCTCCCGTCACTCTGCGCCTCCCACTCGCCTCAGACCCGAGTCTAACAGCCACCGTGTCACCTCCAATTGCCCATTGGGGCCCCGGGCCTGTCAACATGCGTCTGATCTCCTATGAGCTTCGAGATGGACAG GAAAGTGAAGAGCTGCTCACTTTTTCCCGAACCGATCCTCCGCCCATCACAGCGTCCCAACTCCCCTGGGTACAGAAGCAGCCTCGCTCCCCCTGGCTCCTCATCCACTTCCACGGAGGGGGCTTTGTGGCACAGACTTCCAAATCCCATGAG AATTATCTTCGGACTTGGTCGAAGGAGCTGAACGTACCTATCCTCTCCGTGGACTACTCTCTGTCACCCGAAGCTCCCTTTCCCAGAGCTCTGGAGGAATGTTTCTACGCCTACTGCTGGGCTCTGAACAACTGTCACCTGCTGG gctCCACAGCAGAGCGGGTTTGTCTGGCAGGTGACAGCGCCGGAGGAAACCTCTGCATCACCGTGTCCATGAAGGCCATATCCAACGGCATCCGAGTCCCCGACGGCATCATGGCCGCCTACCCTGCCACCCTGCTCACCACCGACGCCTCACCCTCCCGCCTCCTCACGCTCATCGACCCGCTGTTGCCTCTAGGTGTTCTCACAAAGTGCCTCAATGCCTATGCAG GTGCGGACTGTCAGTCGGTGCAGCCTGCAGTGGGAAGCGGCAGTCTGAGCTCTCTGGGTCGAGACACCGCCGTGCTGCTCAGCGATCTCACCCAGGGAGCCTCCAACTGGATCCAGTCCTTTCTGGACCCGGCGCGAAATACCTCCGGTGGTGGCCGCTCACAGTCTTTAAGCCTGAGGAGGACCCAGAGCCACGAAATCCGGAGGCCGTCCTCTCACACCTCCACAGCAAACTCCACCGATCACCTGTATTACCCACCGGGCTTCGAGCCCCTGCGTTCAGAGTGCCTGGCTTTTGTTCGCCCTACGTCCTGCCCCATTATCAGGAACCCGTTTGTGTCGCCCCTGCTGGCTCCAAACAACCTGCTGAGAGGCCTGCCACCTGTACACATAGTG gCCTCTGCTTTGGATGCCTTGCTCGACGACTCTGTGATGTTTGCCAAGAAGCTGAAGGACATGGGCCAGCCCGTGAGTCTGACGGTGGTGGAAGACCTGCCTCACGGCTTCCTCAGCCTATCGCAACTCGCCAAGGAGACGGAGGTCGCTTCGGAAATCTGCGTGGAGCAAATGAGGAAgatttttcagcagcagagccCAACGCCTGCCCTCCGCAAGCGGCCAAAGATGGAAGAGACCTTTCAGAGCACCAATCCGTCGGGCTGA
- the LOC104928055 gene encoding trypsin-2, with protein sequence MLFLAFLVLVGTKAALSFDDKIVGGYECKEHSVPWQVSLNNGWHYCGGTLINERWVVSAAHCYKGEDIEVRLGEHHIGYKDGPEQFIGVAAIIRHPEYDRYTINNDIMLIKLADPAKFDEYVQPTALPKSCAPAGTQCLVSGWGATQSPFGCLKCLHCLDLPILSQEDCERSYPNRITSSMFCAGFLEGGKDSCQGDSGGPLVCNGELQGVVSWGWGCAEENRPGVYAKVCHFTDWIHSTMASH encoded by the exons ATGCTGTTCCTTGCTTTTCTTGTGTTGGTGGGTACCAAAG CCGCCCTCAGCTTCGATGATAAGATCGTTGGTGGGTACGAGTGTAAAGAGCACTCGGTCCCCTGGCAGGTGTCGCTCAACAATGGCTGGCACTACTGCGGAGGAACCCTGATCAATGAGCGTTGGGTCGTCAGTGCTGCACACTGCTACAA GGGTGAGGATATCGAGGTACGTCTTGGTGAACACCACATTGGGTACAAGGATGGCCCAGAGCAGTTCATCGGTGTTGCTGCCATCATCCGCCACCCAGAGTACGACCGTTACACCATCAACAATGACATCATGCTGATTAAACTAGCAGACCCAGCAAAGTTTGATGAGTACGTGCAGCCCACCGCCCTGCCCAAGAGCTGTGCACCTGCAGGCACCCAGTGTCTGGTCTCTGGATGGGGAGCCACCCAAAGCCCAT TCGGTTGTCTGAAGTGCCTGCACTGCCTGGATCTCCCAATCCTGTCCCAGGAGGACTGCGAACGCTCCTACCCCAACAGGATCACCTCCTCCATGTTCTGTGCCGGCTTCCTGGAGGGTGGAAAGGACTCCTGCCAG GGAGATTCTGGTGGCCCTCTGGTGTGTAACGGCGAGCTGCAGGGTGTGGTATCCTGGGGATGGGGCTGTGCTGAGGAAAACCGCCCCGGGGTTTACGCCAAG GTTTGCCACTTTACTGACTGGATCCACTCCACTATGGCCTCTCACTAA